In Bacteroidia bacterium, one genomic interval encodes:
- the idi gene encoding isopentenyl-diphosphate Delta-isomerase produces MEFVVLVDEHDREVGEAEKMQAHKLGLLHRAFSVLVYNAKGEMLLQQRAAIKYHSGGLWSNACCGHPRPGENIEEAANRRLREEMGFNCNLKFSFKFIYRTSFINRLIEHELDYVFTGVYDDEVIPEINEVQAMRWITMDNLKKEITENPNDFSVWFQKIIAAL; encoded by the coding sequence ATGGAGTTTGTGGTTTTAGTTGATGAGCATGATAGAGAAGTTGGTGAAGCAGAAAAAATGCAAGCTCATAAACTTGGATTACTACATAGAGCATTTTCGGTTTTGGTTTATAACGCAAAGGGCGAAATGCTTTTACAGCAAAGAGCAGCAATAAAATATCATAGTGGAGGACTTTGGTCAAATGCATGTTGCGGCCATCCACGTCCGGGTGAAAACATTGAGGAGGCAGCAAATAGAAGACTTAGAGAAGAGATGGGCTTCAATTGCAATCTGAAGTTCAGTTTTAAATTTATTTATAGAACATCTTTTATTAATAGACTCATCGAACATGAACTGGATTATGTTTTCACAGGAGTATATGATGATGAAGTGATTCCTGAAATTAATGAGGTGCAAGCTATGCGATGGATAACAATGGACAATTTGAAGAAAGAAATTACTGAAAATCCCAATGATTTTTCTGTTTGGTTCCAAAAAATAATTGCTGCTTTATAA